Proteins from one Anaerolineae bacterium genomic window:
- a CDS encoding argininosuccinate synthase, which yields MGLKGEVKKVVLAYSGGLDTSIIVPWLKENYGCEVIAFTADVGQGPEELEGLEEKAKRSGASKVYIEDLRREFLEEYVFPTMMAGAVYERQYLLGTSFARPLMAKKLVEIAHKEGADAVAHGCTGKGNDQVRFELGVKAFDPRLKIIAPWREWHIRSREDALEYAQAHGIPVKQTKKSIYSRDRNIWHISHEGGPLENPWNEPEEDMFMLTVAPEKAPDTPTYLEIDFERGRPVAIDGQRMDPVTLVETLNKIAGANGVGRVDMVENRLVGMKSRGVYETPGGTVLYTAHRGLETLCLDRDTMHFKDMLAVRYAELVYYGQWFTPLKRALDAFVEKTQERVTGTARVKLYKGSCTIAGVKSPYSLYREDLATFGADQV from the coding sequence ATGGGTTTGAAAGGTGAGGTAAAGAAAGTGGTCCTGGCCTACTCGGGGGGCCTGGACACATCCATCATCGTCCCCTGGCTGAAGGAGAACTATGGCTGTGAGGTCATCGCCTTCACGGCTGATGTCGGCCAGGGCCCCGAGGAGCTGGAGGGTCTGGAAGAGAAGGCCAAGCGGAGCGGCGCCAGCAAGGTCTACATCGAGGACCTGCGGCGGGAATTCTTGGAGGAGTACGTCTTCCCGACCATGATGGCCGGCGCTGTCTATGAGCGGCAGTACCTGCTGGGCACGTCCTTCGCCCGCCCGCTCATGGCCAAGAAACTTGTGGAGATCGCGCACAAAGAGGGCGCGGACGCCGTCGCCCATGGATGCACCGGCAAGGGCAACGACCAGGTGCGGTTTGAACTGGGAGTCAAGGCCTTTGATCCCCGGCTCAAGATCATCGCGCCCTGGCGCGAGTGGCACATCCGCTCGCGCGAAGATGCCCTGGAATACGCGCAGGCGCACGGCATCCCCGTCAAGCAGACGAAGAAATCTATTTACAGCCGCGACCGCAACATCTGGCACATCAGCCACGAGGGCGGCCCGCTGGAGAATCCCTGGAACGAGCCGGAAGAGGACATGTTCATGCTGACGGTGGCGCCGGAGAAGGCTCCCGACACGCCCACCTATCTGGAAATTGATTTCGAGCGCGGCCGGCCCGTCGCCATCGATGGCCAGCGCATGGACCCAGTAACCCTGGTCGAGACGCTCAACAAGATCGCCGGCGCCAACGGCGTCGGGCGCGTCGACATGGTCGAGAACCGCCTGGTCGGCATGAAGTCGCGCGGCGTCTACGAGACCCCCGGCGGCACCGTCCTGTACACCGCCCATCGCGGCCTGGAGACCCTCTGCCTGGACCGCGATACCATGCACTTCAAGGACATGCTGGCAGTACGCTACGCCGAGCTGGTCTACTACGGCCAATGGTTCACCCCGCTCAAGCGCGCCCTGGACGCCTTCGTCGAGAAGACGCAGGAGCGCGTCACCGGCACCGCCCGGGTCAAGCTGTATAAGGGGAGCTGTACCATCGCCGGCGTCAAATCCCCCTACAGCCTGTACCGCGAGGACCTGGCCACTTTCGGCGCCGACCAGGTCTA
- a CDS encoding ComF family protein yields the protein MDSTDPPRRPAHQGLAGVWHALLDWLFPIHCLGCHAPGAAICPTCAAGIRYPTRAICASCGQPAALTRPGEICRRCLAKLPALDGDYAAAFAVGVLRQAIHQFKYAGQTHLAGPLAEILLTWWSEFAFPVDLVIPVPLHPLRERERGYNQALLLSRRFCAGTGLPHSEHSLQRHRPTRPQVGLNASQRRENVAGAFTCVEPALVAGRRVLLMDDVTTTGATLCAAAEALRQAGAEAVFSFTIARPMPGLTDFSFHGI from the coding sequence TTGGACAGCACTGACCCACCGCGCCGGCCGGCCCACCAGGGCCTGGCCGGCGTCTGGCATGCCCTGCTGGACTGGCTCTTTCCCATCCACTGCCTGGGCTGTCATGCGCCCGGTGCCGCCATTTGCCCGACCTGCGCCGCCGGCATCCGCTATCCCACCCGGGCGATCTGCGCCTCCTGCGGTCAGCCGGCGGCGCTGACCCGGCCGGGGGAAATCTGCCGGCGCTGTCTGGCGAAGCTCCCTGCGTTGGATGGAGATTATGCCGCCGCTTTCGCCGTCGGCGTCCTGCGCCAGGCCATCCACCAGTTCAAATATGCCGGCCAAACCCACCTGGCCGGCCCCCTGGCCGAGATCCTGCTGACGTGGTGGAGCGAATTCGCCTTCCCGGTGGACCTGGTGATCCCTGTGCCGCTCCACCCCCTGCGGGAGCGCGAGCGGGGGTACAATCAGGCGCTCCTGCTGTCGCGCCGCTTCTGCGCCGGCACCGGCCTGCCCCACAGCGAGCACTCGCTCCAGCGCCACCGTCCCACCCGACCGCAGGTCGGGCTGAACGCCAGCCAGCGGCGCGAGAACGTCGCCGGCGCCTTCACCTGCGTCGAACCCGCCCTGGTGGCCGGCAGGCGCGTCCTGCTCATGGATGACGTGACCACCACCGGCGCCACCCTTTGTGCCGCGGCCGAGGCACTGCGCCAGGCCGGCGCGGAGGCCGTCTTCTCCTTCACCATCGCCCGTCCAATGCCTGGGTTGACAGACTTCTCGTTTCATGGTATATAA